The Chlorocebus sabaeus isolate Y175 chromosome 6, mChlSab1.0.hap1, whole genome shotgun sequence genome has a segment encoding these proteins:
- the CYP4F57 gene encoding cytochrome P450 4F12-like, whose product MSLLSLPWLGLGQVAASPWLLLLLAGGSWLLARVLAWTYAFYDNYHQLQCFPQPPKRNWFWGHLGVIAPTEEGMKNLTQLSATYSQGFTIWMGPIIPFIVLCHPDTIRSITSASAATAPKDDLFTRFLKPWLGEGIILSNGDKWSRHRRMLTPAFHFNILKPYIKIFNESVNIMLDKWQHLASEGSSRLDVSEHISLMTLDSLQRCIFSFDSHCQERPSEYIATILELSALIEKRSLDILQHTDFVYYLTQDGRRFRRACRLVHNFTDAVIQERRRTLPTQGIDDFLKDRAKSKTLDFIDVLLLSKDEDGKALSDEDVRAEADTFMFAGHDTTASGLSWVLYNLARHPEYQERCRQEVQELLKDREPKEIEWDDLAQLPFLTMCVKESLRLHPPAPFISRRCTQDTVLPDGRVIPKGIICMINIIGVHHNPTVWPNPEVYDPFRFDPENSKKRSPLAFIPFSAGPRNCIGQVFAMAEMKTVLALLLLHFRFLPDHTEPRRKPELTMRAEGGLWLRVEPLNTGLQ is encoded by the exons ATGTCGCTGCTGAGTCTGCCCTGGTTGGGCCTGGGGCAGGTGGCAGCATCCCCTTGGCTGCTCCTCTTGCTGGCTGGGGGCTCCTGGCTCCTCGCCCGTGTCCTGGCCTGGACCTACGCCTTCTACGACAACTACCACCAGCTCCAGTGTTTCCCACAACCCCCGAAAAGAAACTGGTTTTGGGGTCACCTGGGCGTG ATCGCTCCTACAGAGGAGGGCATGAAGAACTTGACCCAGCTGTCGGCCACCTATTCCCAGGGGTTTACAATATGGATGGGTCCCATCATCCCCTTCATCGTTTTATGCCACCCTGACACCATCCGGTCTATCACCAGTGCCTCAG CTGCAACTGCACCCAAGGATGACCTCTTCACCAGGTTCCTGAAGCCCTGGCTGG GAGAAGGGATAATTCTGAGTAATGGTGACAAGTGGAGCCGCCACCGTCGGATGCTGACGCCTGCCTTCCATTTCAACATCCTGAAGCCCTATATAAAGATCTTCAATGAAAGTGTGAACATCATGCTC GACAAGTGGCAGCACCTGGCCTCAGAGGGCAGCAGTCGTCTGGACGTGTCTGAGCACATCAGCCTGATGACCTTGGACAGTCTGCAGAGATGCATCTTCAGCTTTGACAGCCACTGTCAGGA GAGGCCCAGTGAATATATTGCCACCATCTTGGAGCTCAGTGCCCTTATAGAAAAAAGAAGCCTGGATATCCTCCAGCACACGGACTTTGTGTATTACCTCACCCAAGACGGGCGGCGCTTCCGCAGGGCCTGCCGCCTGGTGCACAACTTCACAGACGCCGTCATCCAGGAGCGGCGCCGCACCCTCCCCACTCAGGGTATTGATGATTTCCTCAAGGACAGAGCCAAGTCCAAGACTCTGGATTTCATTGATGTGCTTCTGCTGAGCAAG GATGAAGATGGGAAGGCATTGTCAGATGAGGATGTAAGAGCAGAGGCTGACACCTTCATGTTTGCAG GCCATGACACTACGGCCAGCGGTCTCTCCTGGGTCCTGTACAACCTCGCGAGGCACCCAGAATACCAGGAGCGCTGCCGACAGGAGGtgcaagagcttctgaaggaCCGTGAACCTAAAGAGATTGAATG GGACGACCTGGCCCAGCTGCCCTTCCTGACCATGTGCGTGAAGGAGAGCCTGCGGTTACATCCCCCAGCTCCCTTCATCTCCCGACGCTGCACACAGGACACTGTTCTCCCAGATGGCCGAGTCATCCCAAAAG GCATTATCTGCATGATCAATATTATAGGAGTCCATCACAACCCAACTGTGTGGCCGAATCCTGAG GTCTATGACCCCTTCCGCTTCGACCCAGAGAACAGCAAGAAGAGGTCACCTCTGGCTTTTATTCCCTTCTCTGCAGGTCCCAG GAACTGCATCGGGCAGGTGTTTGCCATGGCGGAGATGAAGACGGTCCTGGCGCTGTTGCTGCTGCACTTCCGGTTCCTGCCGGATCACACTGAGCCCCGCCGGAAGCCGGAGCTGACCATGCGCGCCGAGGGTGGGCTTTGGCTGCGGGTGGAGCCCCTGAACACGGGCTTGCAGTGA